The DNA region CTGCGCGTGCGTCTCCGGCGCTGCAGGACGCCCTCGCGTCCGATGCGCCTCCGCACCGACAGCGTTCCGTCCTGCTTGAGGAGCTGCAGGCGGCGTCAACACCAACGGTGCTTGTGCTGGAGAACGTCCATTCGGCTGACGAGGCCACCCTCGACGCGATCACCGTGCTCGAGCGCCGATGGTGCCCGAGGAGCCGGTGCCCATGCTGTCGCGCGATCAGCTGCGGGCGCTGCTGGTGGCATGTAAGGGGTCGGGGTTCTTTCCGTTCCGCCCGTTCGGGCCGATCAGAAGGGACAGAGTGCGTCGTTGCCGGCGGCTATTCCGCGCCAGTCGGTGACTGCGCCGGACCGAGCGACGCCGCCTTGCGCATGATCTCCATCGACTCCTCGACCGTCAGCAGCTGTGTGGTTCGGATCGAGCGGATGTGGCCGGCCGCCGTCCCGGCAACCGACACGGCGCCGGCAGTCAGATTGTCGGGTGCCTCGAACACGAACACGATGTCATTCTCCCCGAACGCGAACCACAGGTCGACAAGGCGCCCGCCCGCCGTGTCGATCAGCGCCCCGATCGCCACGCGACGATCCTCCGGATGCTGGACCAGCTTACGCCACGCTTCGGCAGTGTAGGTCGCCTGGACCATGTAGCTCGGCATCACCGTCTCCCGCTGTCGGTTGTCGCTGTCTCGCCCGCGGCCCGACAGTACCAGCAGATGCAAACCGCTCGACCGGGACGAAGCAGGTGACGACAGCGAAGACGATGCGTGCCCGACATGACGCGTCATCCAAACGATCCTCATTGACTCCGTCGGCCGGGCTTCCGCGGCGCGGCGGGACCGTGGCTGACCCCACCGCCGTCGCCATCGCCAATGGTCACGGTACGGGTCGCATCATGGTCCACGTCCTCTTCAGCGCGTTGAATGATGCCGACGGCGTCGCTGACCGTCCGGCGGTCCCGCTCTAGACGCTATGGAGCCAGCGGACCGGTTGAGCTCCGGTTGAAAGGGGTGTTGACCGGTCGGCACCCCGCGCATGAAGTGTGCGTGAGAATGACCGGTCCGAGGATGGGCCTCGGGCCGGGTACCCCAGTCATGGGAGGTGCCGACCATGGTGCATAGTGTGATCTTTGCCGGCCTCGACGTCCATGCTGCCCAGACCCACGCGGCGCTGGAAGCTGCGACCGGGGAGCTGTCGGTGACCAGACTTGCGGGCGGAACCGACCCGGCGGTGGCGTGGCTGCGCCGCCCGGGCCCCGGGCGTGCGAGCCGTCTATGAGGCCGGCCCCGCCGCCGTCGCCCGCGCCTGGCTCGGCGGCCGACCGTGCCCTGCCCGCCGCGATCCGCCCCGACGCGGCCTACGCCAACCGGCGTGACGTGCTCACGGCGCCGGATCCCTCCTCCGGGGACGATGACCGCGCGCGGTGCCGCGACGGTGCTTGCCGCGCTCCTGGACGACGGCGTCGGCGGCGGGGGGTGTCGCGTCAGCGGCTCCGACAGCGGGCCGCGATCACCTTCACGGGCCACGACGAGGTCATGGGAATGGATGCGACGTGGGCGTACGGCTACGCCCCGGTCCGACCAGGTCACGACGGCGGAC from Euzebyales bacterium includes:
- a CDS encoding GYD domain-containing protein, with the protein product MTRHVGHASSSLSSPASSRSSGLHLLVLSGRGRDSDNRQRETVMPSYMVQATYTAEAWRKLVQHPEDRRVAIGALIDTAGGRLVDLWFAFGENDIVFVFEAPDNLTAGAVSVAGTAAGHIRSIRTTQLLTVEESMEIMRKAASLGPAQSPTGAE